The Bdellovibrionales bacterium genome segment CCTTAGTTGACCCGAAGAAGATTTCTCACGTATTTCTCCAAAGTCATTTTTAGTTTCTATTCCGGGAAACTGAAGGTCTGGGACATAAATGAAGGAAAAAAACGGGTCATGAAGCGATTCCTTTTTAAGCCAATTCAAAAATTCGCCAAAATTCTCCTCGACTGGACGATACGGATGGCTTGCCGTGGGATTGACATTGTCCTCAAAAACCTCGAAGCCCTGTGCAAATCCAGATTTTCGCCAGATTGGAGGCCCCCCTGAAAAAAATGAGGTTCGGTACTTTTTTTCAATCGCAGTTTCTTGGATAGTTTTAAAATGGGCGCTGAGGTACTGAAAACCGTTATGCCAAACCCCGTGCTCAAACGGGTAACGCCCTGTCAAAATTGAAGCTATGGCCGCCTGACTCATTATTGAGGAGGTATATGCATGTGTGAAACGCACAGATTCTTCACAGAAAACATGAAACCCTGAGAAATCACGGAGAGATACGGTCTCTTGGGTGCCGCAGGAAAAGGAATCAAAGCCAAGATATTCTACCGCGACAACCAACAGAGACGGTGAAGATCGATCCCGCCACCCACAGCTGGTTAGGAACACGGCAAAAAATATAGAAATGCAAACGTAGTTTTGAAGTCTCAACACGTCCTGAGTGTTCACGATTGCTCCCCATAAGTGAATATTTCTTCGATGTTAACGCTGATCATCATCCCTCTTGACCCCTCGTCCGCGCCCCGTAGATAATAAACAGATCTCGAATATTCATATTGTATCTCCACCAGGAGTTCTCGAACATGTTAACTGATAAATTTTTTTTAATAGCAGAAGCGGGCCACGAAATCACACTTTGGGTACTTGTCACTCTCAGTGTCTTGAGTGTGGCTTTCATTTTGGAGCGATACCTTTCGATCAGGCAGGTGCGTATCTCCAGCCGCAAAACAAGAGACCGAATTCGCGAGACCTTACATAGTAATAATTTGCTTGAGATAGAAGATCTCGGTCGAGATCGCGACACTTTAGAGGGTCGAGCTCTCTCTTACGGCTTGAGGCATATCAAAGCAAATGGCTGTGTGGGGCTGGAGGAAATATTTAATTCTTATGCTCGCCTTGAGCGCCACCAACTTGAGAAACATTTGAATTTTCTTGCAACAGTTGGCTCAAACGCCCCTTTTATTGGCCTTCTCGGTACAGTTTTTGGAATCATGGACGCATTTCGCGGGTTGGCCACAAGCCAAGGCGATGCCGCAGCCGTGATGATTGGCATTTCAAAAGCACTGGTGGCGACCGCTATCGGGCTTATCGTCGCCATTCCGGCTGTGGTTGCGTACAATTATTACAACAAACAGGTCCGTTCTATTTTTCAAGGACTTGAGGGCGTCCGAGACCTTTGTATAGCCTATGCCAAATCAATCAAAGGAAAAACCTAATGGCTGGAAGAATGTCTGAAGATGAAGACGGCACAATCTCCGATATTAATATCGTGCCTTTCGTTGATATTACCCTTGTCGTATTGATTATTTTTATGGTTACAACCCCGCTGATTATGAAACCGAGTATAAATATCAACCTTCCAAAAGCAGCAAGCGGAAGTGACTCCACTCCCTCGCAGTTAACCATCACAATGACAAATGAAGGAAAAATCTTTCTCAATGGCCGAGTGGTTGTAAATGAGGAAATTAGCATCTACGCGTCTAATATCTCAAAGACGGAACCAGATATTCAAGCGATCATCTCGGCAGACCGAGACGTGTCTCACGGCCAAGTCGTGGCCATGATAGATCTCATCAAGGAAGCTGGCGTAAAAAAATTCGCTATCACGATCGATAAAAAGTAATCATGAAAAGGAGAGAAGAAATTGAGTAAGGATCCTCTGCTTTAATTCCTTACGATCAATTTGATAACCCAGAAGCTCCTCCATTGAAACCATTGTGGAGGAATCAAATCCACAGGGCTTTATTCCTTGAAAGGCCTGAGGATCCAGGTCCACATTCAATGCAAGGCCATGGTAGGTAACCCAAGAACGTATAGAAACTCCAATAGAAGCTATTTTCCTATTTCCAACCCAGACTCCCGTCATTCGTAAACTCGTATTGTCCATAACACCCACTGATTTAACTTCCGCGGGCAATTCGTATGAAACTAAGCTTGCTACCAAACAAGCTTCAAGGCATCTCAAATAGCTGTGCACATCCCTCGGACGTGCCAGATAACCTCTTTCTCGTTCCAGCGAAAAAATAGGGTAAACCACGAGCTGACTGGGGCCATGATAAGTAGCCCTGCCTCCCCGTGAAGCTTCATGGATCTCT includes the following:
- a CDS encoding MotA/TolQ/ExbB proton channel family protein; this translates as MLTDKFFLIAEAGHEITLWVLVTLSVLSVAFILERYLSIRQVRISSRKTRDRIRETLHSNNLLEIEDLGRDRDTLEGRALSYGLRHIKANGCVGLEEIFNSYARLERHQLEKHLNFLATVGSNAPFIGLLGTVFGIMDAFRGLATSQGDAAAVMIGISKALVATAIGLIVAIPAVVAYNYYNKQVRSIFQGLEGVRDLCIAYAKSIKGKT
- a CDS encoding biopolymer transporter ExbD → MSEDEDGTISDINIVPFVDITLVVLIIFMVTTPLIMKPSININLPKAASGSDSTPSQLTITMTNEGKIFLNGRVVVNEEISIYASNISKTEPDIQAIISADRDVSHGQVVAMIDLIKEAGVKKFAITIDKK
- the lipB gene encoding lipoyl(octanoyl) transferase LipB, yielding MFEVESARNLSTKGELSPFVIEDWGLIVYQEAVQKQMELVQAVKNGSKPDTLVFCQHHPVVTLGRATEEEDIQGWQGEIHEASRGGRATYHGPSQLVVYPIFSLERERGYLARPRDVHSYLRCLEACLVASLVSYELPAEVKSVGVMDNTSLRMTGVWVGNRKIASIGVSIRSWVTYHGLALNVDLDPQAFQGIKPCGFDSSTMVSMEELLGYQIDRKELKQRILTQFLLSFS